A single window of Paenibacillus sp. FSL H8-0537 DNA harbors:
- a CDS encoding ROK family transcriptional regulator: MYKADRDVPSHKELIYTQIAEQGTVSKAELLDRHKLTSSTLTRVLEELVAEGLIEETGLGPSSGGRRPILYQIHAGYRYIFGLEISRFSSTLGLFDMQLNQKSLVRWRMDEAMTPQALVDYASQLMRTLLRDHRIEREQILGIGIGAVGPLDRSSGMILDPLYFAARGWTQVPICQMFEEATGFTAFLENGANTALLGERWALRHEDIEHALYVHAGVSLRSAIMSYGRIVHGTMDMEGSIGQMIIHTDGPRLSPAGNYGALEAYASIQALEHQARSHAKMGQDSLLKAYSVTPEQLNYEVLLQALSADDPYVQELFQQSAVYFGVGLANLINIFHPELVILGGALINSKPMYFQTATETAKKNTYYSPAYEPRFSKGQLKEDAVVTGAALTVRNKMRI, encoded by the coding sequence ATGTACAAAGCGGATCGGGACGTTCCCTCTCATAAAGAGCTTATTTATACACAAATCGCCGAGCAGGGCACCGTGTCGAAAGCGGAGCTGCTGGACAGGCACAAGCTGACGAGCAGTACGCTCACGCGTGTACTGGAGGAGCTGGTGGCGGAGGGGTTGATTGAGGAGACGGGTCTTGGTCCCTCCAGCGGCGGCCGACGGCCGATTTTATACCAGATTCATGCGGGTTACCGGTACATTTTCGGACTGGAAATTTCTCGTTTCTCCTCGACGCTAGGCTTATTCGATATGCAGCTGAATCAGAAATCACTTGTGCGCTGGCGGATGGATGAGGCAATGACGCCGCAGGCGCTGGTCGACTACGCGTCGCAGCTGATGCGCACGCTGCTTCGGGATCACCGGATCGAACGGGAGCAAATTCTGGGCATTGGCATTGGGGCGGTTGGACCGCTTGACCGGAGCAGCGGGATGATTTTGGACCCGCTGTATTTTGCCGCTAGGGGCTGGACGCAGGTGCCGATTTGCCAAATGTTTGAGGAAGCAACCGGATTTACAGCTTTTCTTGAAAATGGCGCCAACACCGCGCTGCTCGGCGAGCGCTGGGCGCTGCGCCATGAAGACATCGAGCATGCGCTGTACGTGCATGCCGGCGTCAGCCTGCGCTCCGCGATAATGTCCTACGGCCGTATCGTCCATGGCACGATGGATATGGAAGGCTCGATCGGACAGATGATTATTCACACTGATGGGCCACGTCTGTCTCCGGCAGGGAATTACGGCGCGCTGGAGGCGTACGCTTCGATTCAGGCACTGGAGCATCAGGCACGCTCCCATGCGAAGATGGGGCAGGACTCGCTGCTCAAAGCCTATTCCGTCACACCCGAGCAGCTGAATTATGAAGTGCTGCTGCAAGCCCTGTCGGCGGATGATCCGTATGTGCAGGAGCTATTTCAGCAGTCCGCCGTCTATTTCGGCGTCGGCCTGGCGAATTTGATTAATATTTTTCACCCGGAGCTTGTTATCTTGGGCGGCGCTTTAATTAATTCTAAGCCGATGTATTTTCAGACCGCTACAGAGACTGCGAAGAAAAACACCTACTATTCTCCCGCCTATGAGCCGAGGTTTTCCAAAGGCCAGCTCAAAGAGGATGCCGTCGTGACCGGGGCAGCGCTGACTGTACGCAATAAGATGCGGATTTAA
- a CDS encoding chromate transporter yields the protein MLGELFIVFLKIGCVSFGGGYAVIPIIQYEALSRGWMTQGEFQQAVSLAGMAPGSIATNAATLLGYQSAGITGAIISTAGMVLPSLVLMIVVSAFILRLQNNKWLSASFYGLKPMITGLMVYAAIHFGYPNDGAMLSWPFAGMLLIVAGSLYLLMRYKLHPFIIIAGAGAAGIILF from the coding sequence ATGCTCGGAGAGCTGTTCATTGTTTTTTTGAAAATAGGTTGTGTCTCGTTTGGGGGGGGCTACGCGGTTATTCCGATTATTCAATACGAGGCTCTATCCCGAGGCTGGATGACGCAAGGGGAATTTCAGCAGGCCGTCTCCCTTGCCGGGATGGCGCCGGGGTCGATTGCAACAAATGCCGCGACGCTGCTCGGTTATCAGTCCGCCGGCATCACGGGCGCGATCATATCGACTGCTGGCATGGTACTGCCGTCGCTGGTGCTCATGATTGTGGTGTCAGCGTTCATCCTTCGCCTCCAAAATAATAAATGGCTGTCAGCCTCTTTTTACGGATTAAAGCCGATGATTACCGGCCTAATGGTCTATGCGGCCATTCATTTCGGATATCCGAATGATGGTGCGATGCTGAGCTGGCCGTTCGCGGGAATGCTGCTCATCGTTGCAGGCAGCTTGTATTTACTGATGCGCTACAAGCTGCATCCGTTTATCATCATTGCTGGAGCAGGAGCGGCTGGCATTATTTTATTTTAA
- a CDS encoding chromate transporter, with protein sequence MANGQNKRLGMLLQLFWIFFRIGPTTFGGGYAMMPMIERETVQKRQWMDEREWTQLISLAGSAPGGVGVNAAAMVGYRQAGAAGAVIAIVGITLPTLLLVLLLGLFMRVFGDHPKLVAALKGINGAVIALMVMAAYRMARAALFDIATTFVAVVTLTVLLFTAINPIYVVMAGLLGGIVFTKGKELLGMKVLTEKATVRRSSSEIEYYI encoded by the coding sequence ATGGCAAATGGACAAAATAAAAGGCTGGGCATGCTGCTGCAGCTGTTTTGGATATTTTTTCGAATTGGGCCTACAACGTTTGGCGGCGGCTACGCAATGATGCCGATGATCGAGCGGGAGACGGTACAGAAGCGGCAGTGGATGGATGAAAGGGAATGGACGCAGCTCATTTCGCTCGCAGGGTCCGCACCCGGCGGAGTAGGCGTCAATGCGGCAGCGATGGTCGGCTATCGGCAGGCGGGCGCAGCAGGGGCGGTTATTGCCATTGTCGGCATCACGCTTCCTACGCTGCTGCTCGTTTTGCTGCTTGGTTTGTTTATGCGCGTCTTTGGCGATCATCCGAAGCTGGTTGCGGCGCTTAAGGGGATAAATGGAGCGGTCATTGCCTTAATGGTGATGGCAGCTTACCGCATGGCGCGTGCGGCGCTGTTTGATATTGCTACGACATTCGTAGCGGTTGTGACGCTGACCGTTCTGCTGTTTACTGCGATTAATCCGATATACGTTGTCATGGCGGGGCTGCTTGGAGGCATCGTATTCACGAAAGGTAAGGAGCTGCTGGGGATGAAGGTGCTGACCGAGAAAGCCACCGTCCGCAGAAGCAGCAGCGAAATTGAATATTACATTTAG
- a CDS encoding methyl-accepting chemotaxis protein, with product MNTVQAMLHVMPYIQKMMRESASLTLYDRTHMLYYLPMPGVDMGFKTGDTLNAGFMNFAALKNGREESITHIPEEAFGIAMDVVNIPIKNENGEVEAVFCVAYNLTSQNELEHLVRESHSITEHLVQMVQQMAAHSEELHTASEQISKNSKTTAENSKQITKVAGFIKEVSEQTNMLGLNAAIEAARAGEAGAGFGVVATEVRKLSVDSKKATVEIEKALGDIQTSIKGMEREISQIVASSEEQASMVSAFTSVIERLQSSSQSMKDIADQMISYNLTES from the coding sequence ATGAATACAGTTCAAGCTATGCTCCACGTGATGCCTTACATTCAGAAAATGATGAGGGAGAGTGCAAGTCTGACTCTATATGACCGCACTCATATGCTTTATTATTTGCCTATGCCGGGAGTCGATATGGGCTTCAAGACAGGCGATACGCTTAATGCGGGCTTTATGAACTTTGCCGCGCTTAAGAACGGCAGGGAGGAAAGCATCACCCATATACCCGAGGAAGCGTTTGGAATTGCGATGGATGTTGTAAACATACCAATTAAAAATGAAAATGGCGAGGTAGAAGCTGTATTTTGCGTAGCTTATAATTTAACGAGTCAGAATGAACTGGAGCATCTTGTACGGGAAAGCCACTCCATTACGGAGCATCTGGTGCAGATGGTGCAGCAAATGGCAGCCCATTCCGAGGAGTTGCATACGGCGAGCGAGCAGATTTCGAAAAATTCAAAAACAACAGCGGAAAACTCGAAGCAAATCACCAAGGTAGCAGGCTTTATTAAAGAGGTATCCGAGCAGACAAATATGCTAGGGCTTAATGCGGCAATTGAAGCAGCGCGCGCAGGCGAAGCGGGAGCAGGCTTTGGTGTCGTGGCCACCGAGGTGCGGAAGCTGTCTGTTGACTCCAAAAAAGCGACAGTTGAAATTGAAAAGGCGCTTGGCGACATCCAAACGTCGATTAAAGGCATGGAGCGCGAAATTTCGCAAATTGTGGCTTCATCCGAGGAGCAGGCTTCCATGGTTAGCGCTTTTACGAGTGTAATCGAGCGCCTGCAGAGCTCAAGCCAATCGATGAAAGACATTGCGGATCAGATGATTTCCTACAATCTGACGGAATCCTGA
- a CDS encoding histidine kinase, protein MINVWAGGILFGVLVALFFYNLVTGLAIKNKTFIKYCFFVFTTLLWNAATTGLLNITGFKYAYWLAEYSTGIGILMSLAIAIFMRAIFQTQTRFPKIDFCLKLLIGYFPITLLLFFFINKELGAFGAGASSIVFVLYFIIMFKGIRNKIIRSPQLITAWLLCFVSVILFYLMVFGVLPQSYIIIYYLFFLSCVSATAFALSLAEIINDLNKEKQRNQILFENSEIQSKQFELAFIRAQMDPHFIHNTLNVIEGVIAENKEQAGSLVNDLSHYLRNIFDYSNSERYISIHEELGAVMFYVRIEQARFPGKIFINYEIDPGIQLKVPRLVIQPLVENAIKHGIRKRKIAGTVTIRVKELEQGYFIAVEDDGVGIDDADKYKLLEYSPGKGIGLANINARLTAEYGTQLQIVSEKGKGTEVRFDLPKKEQP, encoded by the coding sequence ATGATAAATGTCTGGGCAGGAGGTATATTATTCGGCGTTTTGGTGGCTTTGTTTTTTTATAATTTGGTCACGGGCTTAGCCATAAAAAACAAAACTTTTATAAAATACTGCTTTTTTGTTTTTACCACCTTATTATGGAATGCAGCAACGACGGGCCTTTTAAACATCACGGGCTTCAAGTACGCCTATTGGCTTGCGGAATATTCCACAGGCATCGGCATTCTCATGTCGCTTGCTATCGCCATTTTTATGAGAGCGATTTTTCAGACCCAAACCAGGTTCCCCAAGATCGATTTTTGTTTAAAGCTGCTCATCGGTTACTTCCCGATCACTTTATTGCTGTTTTTTTTCATCAATAAAGAGCTGGGAGCATTTGGTGCGGGCGCATCTTCTATTGTGTTTGTATTGTATTTTATAATTATGTTTAAAGGAATAAGGAACAAAATCATCCGTTCACCGCAGCTCATAACGGCATGGCTCTTGTGTTTTGTGTCGGTAATCCTGTTTTATTTGATGGTTTTCGGAGTGCTGCCTCAAAGTTACATTATTATTTATTACTTATTTTTTCTTTCTTGTGTGTCCGCTACCGCCTTTGCCTTGTCTCTCGCAGAAATTATTAATGATTTAAATAAAGAGAAGCAACGCAATCAGATTCTTTTTGAAAATTCCGAAATTCAATCCAAGCAGTTTGAGCTTGCTTTTATAAGGGCACAAATGGATCCGCACTTTATTCACAACACCTTGAACGTGATAGAAGGGGTCATTGCTGAAAATAAAGAACAAGCAGGAAGCTTGGTCAACGATTTATCCCATTATCTCAGAAATATATTCGATTACAGCAATTCGGAAAGATATATTTCTATCCATGAGGAGCTGGGTGCAGTCATGTTTTATGTTCGCATTGAGCAAGCTCGGTTCCCAGGGAAAATATTTATCAACTATGAAATTGATCCAGGCATTCAGTTAAAGGTGCCGCGCCTCGTTATTCAACCCTTGGTAGAAAATGCGATTAAACACGGGATACGTAAAAGGAAAATTGCAGGAACAGTCACAATCAGGGTTAAAGAGCTTGAACAGGGCTACTTCATAGCAGTAGAAGACGACGGCGTCGGCATTGATGACGCGGACAAATATAAACTGCTTGAATACTCGCCGGGCAAGGGCATTGGACTTGCCAACATAAACGCGCGGCTTACGGCCGAGTATGGAACGCAGCTTCAAATCGTCAGTGAGAAGGGTAAAGGAACTGAGGTTCGTTTTGACTTACCCAAAAAGGAGCAGCCATGA